In Sphingomonas psychrotolerans, the following proteins share a genomic window:
- a CDS encoding class I SAM-dependent methyltransferase → MRRMNDPDRWNEMAKHYEETAHPFTAPFAEAALARIKVTPQTRLLDVATGTGALALAAARAGAQVLATDFSSGMVARVAAHGLLNLEGRTMDGQALDLPDASFDAVFSVFGVMMFPDWRKGLAEMARVTRPGGHGVVATWQSQGAATHLLLGQVVRALFPDREWRTGLPEGLTMLGDPEQLSTEMVAAGFGAPGIETMTHDYLLRMTNLDPETQFGLSEDWATLRPQDQKAVIDEVRRRADGREVLPIPSTALIALAIRPDV, encoded by the coding sequence ATGCGCCGAATGAACGACCCCGATCGCTGGAACGAGATGGCGAAACATTATGAGGAAACCGCGCACCCGTTCACGGCGCCCTTCGCCGAGGCGGCGCTCGCGCGGATCAAGGTGACGCCGCAAACGCGGCTGCTCGACGTCGCGACCGGCACCGGGGCGCTGGCGCTGGCGGCGGCGCGGGCGGGCGCGCAGGTGCTGGCGACCGACTTCTCGTCAGGCATGGTCGCGCGCGTGGCCGCGCACGGCCTGCTTAATCTCGAAGGCCGGACGATGGACGGACAGGCGCTCGACCTGCCCGATGCGAGTTTCGACGCGGTGTTCTCTGTGTTCGGAGTGATGATGTTCCCCGATTGGCGCAAGGGCCTCGCCGAGATGGCACGGGTCACCCGGCCGGGCGGACACGGCGTGGTCGCCACGTGGCAAAGCCAGGGCGCGGCGACCCATCTTCTGCTCGGGCAAGTGGTCCGCGCGCTGTTCCCGGATCGCGAATGGCGCACCGGCCTTCCCGAAGGCCTGACGATGCTCGGCGATCCCGAGCAGCTATCGACAGAAATGGTTGCCGCCGGGTTCGGCGCTCCGGGCATCGAGACGATGACTCACGATTATCTGCTCCGGATGACCAATCTCGATCCCGAGACCCAGTTCGGGCTGAGCGAGGATTGGGCCACGCTGCGCCCCCAGGACCAGAAGGCGGTGATCGACGAGGTCCGCCGCCGCGCGGACGGCAGGGAGGTGCTGCCCATTCCATCGACCGCGCTCATCGCGCTGGCCATCCGCCCTGACGTTTGA
- a CDS encoding Rrf2 family transcriptional regulator, whose amino-acid sequence MRRDSRLSRMLHVLLHMARHEGPMTSEMIAAMLRTNPVVVRRTMAGLRDAGYVRSEKGHGGGWLLACDLDSVSLLDVHRAVGGPQLFAIGAESDQPDCLVEKLVNEAVADALGEAEALLLARFASVSLGMLARDFDARCAGWVQAPPTSSP is encoded by the coding sequence ATGCGACGCGACAGCCGCCTTTCCCGAATGCTCCACGTCCTGCTGCACATGGCGCGGCACGAGGGGCCGATGACGTCGGAGATGATCGCGGCGATGCTGCGCACCAATCCGGTGGTGGTCCGCCGCACCATGGCGGGCCTGCGCGATGCGGGGTATGTCCGCTCGGAGAAGGGGCATGGCGGCGGCTGGCTGCTCGCCTGCGATCTCGATTCGGTGTCGCTACTCGACGTGCATCGCGCCGTGGGCGGGCCGCAGCTGTTCGCGATCGGCGCCGAATCGGATCAGCCGGATTGCCTCGTCGAGAAATTGGTCAACGAAGCCGTGGCGGATGCGCTGGGCGAGGCGGAGGCGCTGCTGCTCGCGCGGTTCGCTTCGGTCAGCCTCGGTATGCTCGCCCGTGACTTCGACGCGCGCTGCGCCGGATGGGTTCAGGCGCCGCCTACCTCGTCGCCCTGA
- a CDS encoding toxic anion resistance protein, giving the protein MATETAVAEQELVLTPPSPVAVVAPEKAAGLVPVEDTKKNELEKRVEGFIDDLIAQDVNSPEFGKRVDAIAAMGQKEIRDAAGQSNRFLDRPVRAMSTDTGVGADLLQLRKTVEELDPGRNGKLIGGNDGFLSKLFGGSPLKQYFRKYQSSQSHIQAILKSLSSGKDELLMDNAAIDTERANLWAAMGRLEQMIYLSKAMDAKIEDKANELDHTDPAKAKALRETALFYVRQRTQDLLTQMAVTVQGYLALDLVKKNNVELVKGVDRASTTTVSALRTAVTVAQALTNQKLVLDQITAINTTTAGLIDSTGQLLKSNTAAIHEQAANSTIPVETLQRAFQNIYDTMDAIDTFKLKALDSMKTTVNTLSNEVEKSKGYIARAEGAAQNQGGGATDTFKLEAM; this is encoded by the coding sequence ATGGCGACCGAGACTGCAGTAGCCGAACAGGAGCTGGTACTCACGCCACCGAGTCCCGTGGCAGTGGTGGCGCCTGAAAAGGCCGCCGGTCTGGTGCCGGTGGAAGACACCAAGAAGAACGAGCTCGAGAAGCGGGTCGAGGGGTTCATCGACGATCTGATCGCGCAGGACGTCAACTCGCCCGAATTCGGCAAGCGCGTCGATGCGATCGCGGCGATGGGGCAGAAGGAGATCCGTGACGCCGCGGGCCAGTCCAATCGCTTCCTCGACAGGCCCGTGCGCGCGATGAGCACCGACACCGGCGTCGGCGCCGATCTGCTCCAGCTGCGCAAAACCGTCGAAGAGCTCGATCCGGGCCGCAACGGCAAATTGATCGGCGGCAATGACGGGTTCCTGTCGAAGCTGTTCGGCGGCTCGCCGCTCAAGCAGTATTTCCGCAAATACCAGTCGTCGCAGAGCCACATCCAGGCCATCCTCAAGAGCCTGTCCAGCGGCAAGGACGAGCTGCTGATGGACAATGCCGCGATCGACACCGAGCGCGCGAACCTGTGGGCGGCGATGGGCCGGCTCGAGCAGATGATCTATCTGTCCAAGGCGATGGACGCCAAGATCGAGGACAAGGCCAACGAACTCGATCACACCGACCCAGCCAAGGCCAAGGCGCTGCGCGAGACCGCGCTATTCTATGTCCGCCAGCGCACGCAGGACCTGCTCACCCAGATGGCGGTGACGGTGCAGGGCTATCTCGCGCTCGATCTGGTCAAGAAGAACAATGTCGAGCTGGTGAAGGGCGTCGACCGCGCCTCGACCACCACGGTTTCGGCGCTGCGCACCGCGGTTACCGTCGCGCAGGCACTGACCAACCAGAAATTGGTGCTCGACCAGATCACCGCGATCAACACCACCACCGCGGGGCTGATCGATTCGACCGGGCAATTGCTCAAGAGCAACACCGCGGCGATCCACGAGCAGGCGGCGAATTCGACGATCCCCGTCGAGACGCTCCAGCGCGCCTTCCAGAACATCTACGACACGATGGACGCGATCGACACCTTCAAGCTGAAGGCGCTCGACAGCATGAAGACCACGGTCAACACGCTCTCGAACGAAGTCGAGAAGTCGAAGGGCTATATCGCCCGCGCCGAGGGTGCCGCGCAGAACCAGGGCGGCGGCGCGACCGACACCTTCAAGCTGGAGGCGATGTAA
- a CDS encoding NADPH-dependent FMN reductase: MAEPLSILVIMGSVREGRMALPVAKWVLEQAAARDDLACALVDLKDWNLPFYPFAHAPAQGNYVDPLQIRWAEKIASADGYILICPEYNHGPPAVLKNALDFVYAEWNRKPVTFVGYGGNGAARSIEQLTCVARELQMAPLEASVHVMGVWGKVKDGLFAGDDKDMRWTGHLFDELVWWGRALKAAR, encoded by the coding sequence ATGGCCGAACCATTGAGCATCCTCGTCATCATGGGCAGCGTACGCGAGGGGCGCATGGCGCTGCCGGTGGCGAAATGGGTGCTCGAACAGGCAGCTGCGCGCGACGACCTCGCCTGCGCGCTGGTCGACCTCAAGGATTGGAACCTGCCCTTCTATCCCTTCGCGCACGCGCCCGCGCAAGGCAATTACGTCGATCCGCTCCAGATTCGCTGGGCCGAGAAGATCGCGTCGGCGGACGGCTACATCCTGATCTGCCCGGAATATAATCACGGCCCGCCCGCGGTGCTCAAGAACGCGCTCGACTTCGTCTATGCCGAATGGAACCGCAAGCCGGTGACCTTTGTCGGCTATGGCGGCAACGGCGCCGCACGCTCGATCGAACAGCTGACCTGCGTCGCGCGCGAGCTGCAGATGGCCCCGCTCGAAGCCTCGGTCCACGTCATGGGCGTATGGGGCAAGGTGAAGGACGGCCTGTTCGCCGGCGACGACAAGGATATGCGCTGGACCGGGCATTTGTTCGACGAACTCGTCTGGTGGGGCCGGGCGCTGAAGGCGGCGCGCTGA
- the typA gene encoding translational GTPase TypA, whose product MNLRNVAIIAHVDHGKTTLVDQLFRQSGTFRDNQRIEERAMDSNDLEKERGITILAKCTSVDWEGTRINIVDTPGHADFGGEVERILSMVDGVILLVDSSEGAMPQTKFVTGKALALGLRPIVVVNKVDRPDERIQEVLDEVFDLFVSLEATDEQLDFPVLYASGRNGYANDDHSLREGTLAPLFNKIIEHVPPPSADPDGPFKFLVTLLDRDNFLGRILTGLVFSGSVKTNQPIHSLDNDGKIVETGRATKIMTFHGLERVPTDEAQAGDIISIAGLTHTTVSNTICDPSVSEPLHAQPIDPPTLSMRFAVNDSPMAGREGTKVTSRMIRDRLFREAESNVAIKVTEADDRDSYEVAGRGELQLGVLIETMRREGFELGISRPRVLFGTDEDGKKTEPYETVIIDVDEEYSGTVVEKMNIRKAEMTDMRPSGGGKTRITFSAPSRGMIGYHGEFLSDTRGTGIMNRLFEKYGPHKGQIEGRKNGVLISNGSGEANSYALGPLEERGILFVGHGEQLYEGMIVGENAKPDDLEVNPMKAKQLTNFRASGGKDDAIRLTPPKKMTLEQAIAYIDDDEMVEVTPKSIRLRKRFLDPHDRKRASRAKQAA is encoded by the coding sequence ATGAACCTCCGCAACGTGGCGATCATCGCCCACGTCGATCACGGCAAGACCACGCTCGTCGACCAGCTCTTCCGCCAGTCCGGCACGTTCCGCGACAATCAGCGGATCGAAGAAAGAGCCATGGATTCCAATGACTTGGAAAAAGAGCGTGGCATCACGATTCTCGCCAAGTGCACCAGCGTCGACTGGGAAGGCACCCGGATCAACATCGTCGACACGCCGGGCCACGCCGATTTCGGCGGCGAGGTCGAGCGGATCCTGTCGATGGTCGACGGCGTCATCCTGCTGGTCGATTCTTCAGAAGGCGCGATGCCGCAGACCAAGTTCGTCACCGGCAAGGCGCTCGCGCTCGGGCTGCGTCCGATCGTCGTGGTCAACAAGGTCGACCGCCCCGACGAGCGCATCCAGGAAGTGCTCGACGAAGTGTTCGACCTGTTCGTCAGCCTCGAGGCGACCGACGAGCAGCTCGACTTCCCGGTGCTCTATGCCTCGGGCCGCAACGGCTATGCCAATGACGATCACAGCCTGCGCGAAGGCACGCTGGCGCCCTTGTTCAACAAGATCATCGAGCATGTGCCGCCGCCCTCGGCCGATCCGGACGGACCGTTCAAGTTCCTCGTGACCTTGCTCGACCGTGACAATTTCCTCGGGCGCATCCTCACCGGCCTGGTGTTCTCGGGCTCGGTCAAGACCAACCAGCCAATCCACAGCCTCGATAATGACGGCAAGATCGTCGAGACCGGGCGTGCGACCAAGATCATGACCTTCCACGGTCTCGAGCGCGTGCCGACCGACGAAGCGCAGGCGGGCGACATCATCTCGATCGCGGGGCTGACGCACACCACCGTCTCGAACACGATTTGCGACCCCTCGGTCTCCGAGCCGCTCCACGCTCAGCCGATCGATCCGCCGACACTGTCGATGCGTTTCGCGGTAAACGATTCGCCGATGGCGGGCCGCGAGGGCACCAAGGTGACCAGCCGGATGATCCGCGACCGCCTGTTCCGCGAAGCCGAGAGCAACGTCGCGATCAAGGTCACCGAAGCCGACGACCGCGATTCGTACGAAGTGGCCGGCCGCGGCGAGCTCCAGCTCGGCGTGCTGATCGAGACGATGCGCCGCGAGGGCTTCGAGCTTGGCATCAGCCGTCCGCGGGTGCTGTTCGGCACCGACGAGGACGGCAAGAAGACCGAGCCGTACGAGACCGTGATCATCGACGTCGACGAGGAATATTCGGGCACGGTCGTCGAGAAGATGAACATCCGCAAGGCCGAGATGACCGATATGCGCCCCTCGGGCGGCGGCAAGACCCGCATCACCTTCTCGGCGCCTTCGCGCGGGATGATCGGCTATCACGGCGAATTCCTGTCGGACACCCGCGGCACCGGGATCATGAACCGGCTGTTCGAGAAATACGGCCCCCACAAGGGCCAGATCGAAGGCCGCAAGAACGGCGTGCTGATCTCGAACGGCTCGGGCGAGGCCAACAGCTACGCGCTCGGCCCGCTCGAGGAGCGCGGCATCCTGTTCGTCGGGCATGGCGAGCAGCTCTACGAGGGCATGATCGTCGGCGAGAACGCCAAGCCGGATGACCTGGAGGTCAATCCGATGAAGGCGAAGCAGCTCACCAACTTCCGCGCATCGGGCGGCAAGGACGATGCGATCCGCCTCACCCCGCCGAAGAAGATGACGCTCGAACAGGCGATCGCCTATATCGACGACGATGAGATGGTCGAGGTCACGCCCAAGTCGATCCGGCTGCGCAAGCGCTTCCTCGATCCGCATGATCGCAAGCGGGCCAGCCGGGCGAAGCAGGCGGCCTGA
- a CDS encoding Crp/Fnr family transcriptional regulator — MGGEEIAALERATAHPRKLAARHDLIREGDKPGPVFVVLDGWAFRYKILPSGSRQIMAFLMPGDACDLHAGMLAEMDHSIQTVVPSRVVAIARGEMDRMMQDYNAIARAMYIAQLADEGTLRAWIVSMGRRSSTERAAHLMCELYIRAQNIGLVEGTEFELPLSQIVLADALGMTPVHTNRVLKQLRLAGAMVLRRGSLTIMDPVKLIQIAGFDENYLHRRLHPPR, encoded by the coding sequence TTGGGCGGCGAGGAGATCGCCGCGCTTGAGCGCGCGACCGCGCATCCGCGGAAGCTGGCAGCCAGGCACGACCTGATCCGCGAGGGAGACAAGCCTGGGCCGGTGTTCGTGGTCCTCGATGGCTGGGCCTTCCGCTACAAGATCCTTCCCAGCGGTTCCCGGCAGATTATGGCATTCCTGATGCCGGGGGATGCGTGCGACCTGCACGCCGGCATGCTCGCAGAGATGGATCACAGCATTCAGACGGTCGTGCCCAGCCGGGTCGTCGCCATCGCGCGCGGCGAGATGGACAGGATGATGCAGGATTACAACGCCATCGCCAGAGCGATGTACATCGCCCAGCTCGCGGACGAGGGCACGCTGCGGGCCTGGATCGTCAGCATGGGTCGCCGCAGCAGCACCGAGCGCGCCGCGCATCTCATGTGCGAGCTCTATATCCGCGCGCAGAATATCGGGCTGGTGGAGGGCACCGAGTTCGAGCTCCCGCTTTCCCAGATCGTGCTGGCCGACGCGCTCGGGATGACGCCCGTCCACACCAACCGGGTCCTGAAGCAGCTGCGCCTTGCCGGCGCGATGGTCCTGCGGCGCGGAAGCCTGACGATCATGGATCCGGTGAAGCTGATCCAGATCGCCGGTTTCGACGAAAACTATCTCCACCGCCGGCTGCACCCGCCCCGCTGA
- a CDS encoding ATP-binding protein — protein sequence MEAQGDKSASTGCNSALTAESLIQLFSPPVSPARIDTSLTPDARRALWAGDSVHRARNLAQLAAALVHMRARLPDASYLEDMAANAHALAAAYAELAEEQAPGAKMPCADLLKRVVTGLVQLFGNGERPVRLRCSVAELWLTSEQRRALVLIASELVVNALKYAFPETGGNLAVRLIFDGPYAELIVEDDGVGLGPAAKPGNGSRILDELAMLLSAPIERADRPEGGLRAVVRLPLG from the coding sequence GTGGAGGCACAAGGAGACAAGTCTGCCTCCACGGGATGCAATTCGGCGTTAACGGCGGAATCTTTGATTCAACTGTTCAGTCCGCCGGTCTCGCCAGCGCGCATCGATACTTCACTTACCCCAGATGCCAGACGCGCGCTATGGGCGGGAGATTCCGTACATCGCGCGCGAAATCTTGCGCAGCTCGCGGCCGCGCTGGTCCATATGCGCGCTCGATTGCCTGACGCATCTTATCTCGAGGATATGGCAGCAAACGCGCACGCGCTCGCCGCTGCCTATGCCGAACTCGCTGAAGAACAGGCTCCCGGCGCGAAGATGCCCTGCGCGGACCTGCTGAAGCGGGTCGTCACGGGGCTCGTCCAGCTTTTCGGAAATGGCGAACGGCCGGTCCGATTGCGCTGTTCGGTCGCGGAATTGTGGCTGACATCCGAGCAAAGGCGGGCGCTTGTGCTGATTGCCAGCGAACTGGTGGTCAACGCTCTCAAATATGCATTCCCCGAGACAGGCGGCAATCTTGCGGTCCGCTTGATCTTCGACGGACCCTATGCCGAGCTAATCGTCGAAGACGACGGTGTCGGCCTCGGGCCCGCAGCGAAGCCAGGCAATGGCAGCCGGATCCTCGACGAACTCGCCATGCTCCTCTCCGCGCCGATCGAGCGAGCCGACCGTCCAGAGGGCGGACTGCGCGCGGTGGTCAGGCTGCCGCTTGGCTGA
- a CDS encoding EVE domain-containing protein — MAYWLLRSEPDAYAWDDLVRDGATEWNGVRNYTARNFLKEMQPGDRAFFYHSNTEKAVVGIMEITRAWQPDGDDGKWASVAVKPVEKLGRPVPLPDIKAEPRLKDLEMLRQSRLSVTPVREAEWAVLLEMSGT, encoded by the coding sequence ATGGCTTATTGGCTCCTCCGCTCCGAACCCGATGCCTATGCGTGGGACGATCTGGTCCGCGACGGCGCCACCGAATGGAACGGCGTGCGCAATTATACCGCGCGCAATTTTCTGAAAGAGATGCAGCCCGGCGACCGCGCCTTCTTCTACCATTCGAACACCGAAAAGGCCGTGGTCGGGATCATGGAGATCACCCGCGCCTGGCAGCCCGACGGCGACGACGGCAAATGGGCCAGCGTCGCAGTCAAGCCGGTCGAGAAGCTTGGCCGTCCGGTCCCGCTCCCCGACATCAAAGCCGAGCCGCGCCTCAAGGATCTCGAGATGCTCCGCCAGTCGCGCCTGTCGGTGACTCCGGTGCGCGAGGCCGAATGGGCGGTGCTGCTGGAGATGAGCGGCACCTAG
- a CDS encoding FAD-dependent oxidoreductase, protein MGHDSPAQRPDPSDPYLREAQTFPSLSGEMAARVAAFGTEEGLADGAMLFRRGDRSVDFFLCLGGAIEIVDVDVKGGESVVHAHVPRQFTGELDLFNDRTILVSARAKGETRVVRVGRAEFRRMMVAEPDIGEIVMRAFILRRVGMLLHGTAGVALVGPAHASDTARIETFLSRNALPHRRIDTETDGDAAGFLECFGLSDADLPVVVADGRALRNPSNAQLADALGLASAVDPEHVHDVAVVGAGPAGLASAVYAASEGLDTIVIESVAPGGQAGTSSKIENYLGFPTGISGQALAGRAQVQAQKFGARLLVSRSAAGIDCDARPYTIRLDDGATLKAHAVVVATGARYRKLDLPLYAELEGNGIYYAATAMEAGLCAAQTAVVIGGGNSAGQAAIYLSRTAGHVHMLVRGAGLAATMSHYLIQRIEASDKITLHPFTEVTELEGDKHLRALSWTHRQSGTVERHEVGALFVMIGAQPNTDWLDGCVELDQAGFVRTGSGETFFCSSAHGVFAVGDVRSGSVKRVASGVGEGSVVVSAIHRYLESVAQ, encoded by the coding sequence ATGGGACATGATTCGCCAGCGCAACGACCCGATCCTTCGGACCCCTATCTGCGCGAGGCGCAGACCTTTCCTTCACTGTCGGGCGAGATGGCGGCGCGGGTTGCCGCGTTCGGCACCGAGGAAGGACTGGCGGACGGCGCGATGTTGTTCCGGCGCGGGGATCGCAGCGTCGATTTCTTCCTGTGCCTGGGCGGGGCGATCGAGATCGTCGACGTGGATGTGAAGGGCGGCGAGAGCGTGGTCCACGCCCATGTGCCGCGCCAGTTCACCGGCGAGCTCGACCTGTTCAACGACCGCACGATCCTCGTCAGCGCGCGCGCCAAAGGCGAGACCCGGGTAGTGCGGGTCGGGCGCGCCGAGTTCCGCCGGATGATGGTGGCCGAGCCCGATATCGGCGAGATCGTGATGCGTGCCTTCATCCTGCGCCGGGTGGGGATGCTGCTTCACGGAACGGCCGGGGTGGCGCTGGTCGGGCCGGCGCATGCGTCGGACACCGCGCGGATCGAGACCTTCCTGTCGCGCAACGCGCTGCCGCACCGGCGGATCGACACCGAAACCGATGGCGACGCGGCGGGCTTCCTCGAATGTTTCGGGCTGAGCGATGCCGATCTGCCGGTGGTGGTCGCCGACGGGCGGGCACTGCGCAACCCGAGCAACGCCCAGCTCGCCGATGCACTGGGGCTCGCCTCGGCGGTGGATCCCGAGCATGTCCATGACGTGGCGGTGGTGGGCGCGGGGCCGGCCGGTCTTGCATCGGCGGTATATGCCGCGTCGGAGGGGCTCGACACGATCGTGATCGAATCGGTGGCGCCGGGCGGACAGGCGGGGACGAGCTCGAAGATCGAGAATTATCTGGGCTTCCCGACGGGTATTTCGGGACAGGCGCTCGCCGGGCGTGCCCAGGTCCAGGCGCAGAAATTCGGGGCGCGGCTGCTGGTGTCGCGCAGTGCCGCGGGGATCGATTGCGACGCGCGGCCCTATACGATCCGGCTCGACGACGGCGCGACGCTCAAGGCGCATGCCGTGGTGGTCGCCACCGGTGCGCGCTACCGCAAGCTCGATTTGCCGCTTTATGCCGAGCTCGAGGGCAACGGCATTTATTATGCCGCGACCGCGATGGAGGCCGGGCTGTGCGCCGCGCAGACCGCCGTGGTGATCGGCGGCGGCAATTCGGCGGGGCAGGCGGCGATCTATCTCTCGCGCACCGCGGGACACGTCCACATGCTGGTGCGTGGGGCGGGGCTGGCGGCGACGATGTCGCACTATCTGATCCAGCGGATCGAGGCTTCGGACAAGATCACCCTCCATCCCTTCACCGAAGTGACCGAGCTGGAAGGCGACAAGCATTTGCGCGCGCTCAGCTGGACGCACCGTCAGAGCGGTACCGTGGAGCGGCACGAAGTCGGCGCGCTGTTCGTGATGATCGGCGCGCAGCCCAACACCGACTGGCTCGACGGCTGCGTCGAGCTCGACCAGGCCGGGTTCGTGAGGACCGGCTCGGGCGAGACCTTCTTCTGCTCGTCGGCGCACGGCGTCTTCGCGGTGGGCGATGTGCGCTCGGGATCGGTCAAGCGAGTCGCCTCGGGGGTAGGCGAGGGATCGGTGGTGGTCTCGGCGATCCACCGTTATCTTGAAAGCGTCGCGCAATAA
- a CDS encoding DUF3297 family protein has product MSDTPPDRLSVNPGNPHFQRELLERGIGIRFKGVERRDVEEYCISEGWIRVALGKKMDRKGQPLTIKLTGPVEAWFERPAEGEAPAEDAES; this is encoded by the coding sequence ATGAGCGATACTCCTCCAGACCGCCTGTCGGTCAATCCCGGCAACCCCCATTTTCAGCGCGAGCTGCTGGAACGCGGCATCGGCATCCGTTTCAAGGGCGTCGAGCGCCGCGACGTCGAGGAGTATTGCATCTCCGAAGGCTGGATCCGCGTCGCGCTCGGCAAGAAGATGGACCGCAAGGGCCAGCCGCTGACGATCAAGCTGACCGGCCCGGTCGAGGCGTGGTTCGAGCGTCCTGCCGAGGGCGAGGCGCCGGCGGAAGACGCCGAGAGCTGA
- a CDS encoding M48 family metallopeptidase, with translation MAVIGGTPAAKAGLVAGDQLLSVNGHDLGEPVVDGDASRLSVERVQQILVAQMRRGAVTLRVSSTSGERDIRFVAEQGCPSNVEFIPDEEVNAWADGTRVMISDGLLNRCTDDDLALVIGHEMAHNLLHHRHRLGAEGASLNTMLPLTPVGSAQMRATEEEADRLAVSLATTAAYDLSGAERFIRGLVNQSTGVAATHPDLFRRLSLLRAAIADAKRGEPGIIRG, from the coding sequence ATGGCCGTGATCGGCGGGACTCCCGCCGCCAAAGCCGGGCTTGTGGCCGGAGACCAGCTTCTTTCGGTGAATGGACACGATCTTGGCGAGCCTGTCGTCGATGGCGATGCAAGCCGCTTGTCGGTCGAGCGGGTGCAGCAGATACTGGTCGCGCAAATGCGCCGCGGCGCCGTGACACTTCGCGTGTCCTCGACAAGCGGCGAGCGCGATATTCGGTTCGTCGCCGAGCAGGGCTGTCCGTCCAACGTCGAATTCATCCCTGACGAGGAAGTCAACGCCTGGGCCGACGGAACGCGCGTGATGATCAGCGACGGGTTGCTCAACCGTTGCACAGACGACGACCTCGCGTTGGTGATCGGGCACGAGATGGCGCACAACCTGCTCCATCATCGCCATCGGCTCGGCGCCGAAGGCGCTTCGCTGAACACCATGCTGCCCTTGACCCCGGTGGGGTCTGCGCAGATGCGCGCGACTGAAGAAGAGGCCGATCGCCTCGCAGTGAGCCTCGCGACGACGGCGGCATATGACCTGTCGGGCGCCGAGAGGTTCATCCGCGGACTGGTAAATCAGAGCACGGGGGTCGCCGCGACACATCCCGATCTGTTTCGGCGTCTGTCGCTGCTGCGCGCCGCCATCGCCGACGCAAAACGCGGCGAACCGGGCATAATCAGGGGCTAG
- a CDS encoding L,D-transpeptidase, producing MRHHKTRRTGIAQRPAARRLLLTALIGSFGLAMPAGARPLANAPGDARTDADFGGEVASKEVRQIANWILASRDNQALPFIVIDKISAKVFVFDGEGRIRGAAPALLGMGRGDDTVPGIGQRKLATIKPAERTTPAGRFEAALGNDFDQDILWVDYDSALSLHRVIQGNPRDRRHARLASPTPLDNRISYGCINVPVHFYDAVVAPAFKGTVGIVYILPETKSLETVFSLRAVAIPSP from the coding sequence GTGCGCCACCATAAGACCCGCCGAACCGGGATAGCGCAGCGCCCGGCAGCGCGGCGCCTGCTGCTGACAGCGCTGATCGGCAGCTTCGGACTTGCCATGCCTGCCGGGGCGCGTCCGCTTGCGAACGCGCCCGGCGACGCCAGAACCGACGCTGACTTCGGCGGCGAAGTCGCCTCCAAAGAGGTCCGCCAGATCGCCAACTGGATCTTGGCTTCGCGCGACAATCAGGCATTGCCGTTCATCGTCATCGACAAGATCAGCGCCAAGGTCTTCGTCTTCGATGGCGAGGGGCGGATCCGCGGCGCGGCGCCGGCGCTGCTCGGCATGGGCCGCGGGGATGATACGGTCCCGGGCATCGGCCAGCGCAAACTCGCGACGATAAAGCCGGCCGAGCGCACCACCCCGGCAGGACGGTTCGAAGCCGCGCTCGGAAACGACTTCGACCAGGACATTCTATGGGTGGACTATGACAGCGCATTGTCGCTCCACCGCGTCATCCAAGGCAATCCCAGAGATCGGCGGCATGCCCGCCTGGCCTCGCCGACTCCGCTCGACAACCGCATTTCCTATGGCTGCATCAATGTGCCGGTGCATTTCTATGACGCAGTCGTGGCGCCTGCGTTCAAGGGCACCGTCGGGATCGTCTATATCCTGCCCGAGACGAAGTCGCTCGAAACAGTATTTTCGCTTCGCGCGGTCGCGATCCCTAGCCCCTGA